The DNA region aatattcatgcaATTTTAAACACGATAAGCTTACTACTCTGAATGATACCAAAAAGCGTACTACTttgaacaaatataaatatgcaTTTTTGCTTAGTTGTGTTTCCTATTGCATGCCCATCACTGTGAAAATTGCAAAGTCATTAATCTTAAATTGGTTCTGGTATAAGTTGGCATGATGTTCCAAGCAATAGATAAGAGAGTACATTTGATATCTGAAGAATATATTTGTTTACAAATCAAGGTGAAGTTATATTGCTCAAAATAGGTTTTTCTGTGTGTGCATGTTCTTGAATATTGAAAGCTTTGATTTGATGCTTTATGAATATCATGGTTAATTCTATTGtaacattccattttttttaaactatttaaaaaggattgttatttataaataaatagagttttagaaaaatgatgagatttttataatcaaataaatgagaaataactttattaattaaaataatggttggagagaaaataaaaaaaatattttatttattcatttgataggaaagaacatagagtttctttttataaaataataaaaataaataaataaagtaaataataagttgtgAGTACTCTACCTAGATATATTAGGTCAATTTTTAGATTAACGATAGCTTCTAcgcctttttttcttttcaatttcgttttctctttttccctcCTAAAATTCCCACTTTTTTTTCGTATACACCCAAACCTATTTTATTATAATGACGATCTCAAACTCGTTAACCGATGGATCATCATGATTTTTCAGCACCAGATTCCTAAATCAATtctgagcattctcaccgttggaagTTATGAAAATATGTCGGATCTAAGAGAAATATCCTTTGcatcgtaatttttttttccgtaTAAATCCAGaactgtctcagtaaaactacgatcttagattagttaaccgttggattattgtgaaattttgatatgtgctTTGCGATTTATTTCCGCACATCTTCACCGTTgagatttgcaaaataatgtctGTAGAGGGAGAAATATTCATCGCACATAGACAGTGGAATGAAggtttcaatcccttctccttctctctaacgtttgagaactctatcagagcagtcagaggaaaaaaattgaggaattTCAGGAAACTGCTATAGATGCCGCTATTGCTGTCACAATACACACATGAACCCGCTTAGAagtaagagatgagtttatcaAAATAAGGGATGTGTAGGGAATTAAATtgagtttattttgggatgtttattaaattgtaatttttcctttatgattataaatacaatattgatgtcctgatacaaattggttgataaaatagagtactcttggtgttttcatttttttgtacctatgattttgattaattgattttgatataattgtgtgaaattatttgaggggttttacttctcatgttgtgataaatcttttgtataaattgttatattgagattatgaaatggtgattcaaattgtgagttgGTGATAAATTAAACTTGTGATGAATGGTGAAATACAtggtattgagttgtgagctatgaactatgcaatcacacaattataagaccctttaagggcgacaaaTTTTtgtgcgacgagtattgtgatgggatcaaCTGTGCGAACTCgatgagtttaatcacaagtgcaacaagataaaattattttgaaaacaattgaagagtcgtgtgtattgcataattcattggtaaagtgtatatgattcatgaggtgtgataacatgttaaattgggaTCATACCATTATGATTGAGaccgagtgtatgtgataaattgagtatgcattgacttgtaatatatatgtacattgagatattgtgtgcattgaaatgttgtgtgcattgagttatgagctatgaattgtacaatcacacgactataagaccctttaagggcgacgagttaatgcgcgacgagtattgtgataggAACCATGGGGACCCGACGAGTTAAATCACAAGCGCGAcgagataaaatattttgagaacaattgaggtgtcgtgtgttttgtacagttcatagatagagtctgtgtgttaaaatgttttctgggttggacctgaatcaggagggagattCCCTAATGGACTCTTcaaagtgtaggccttgggggtaaatacacccggtgtgagtgctcctttaagcctatgttgatcccatatggttggagcattctcgcaaaacagcgtgacctgacttgattttacctagtgagagtgacctgacttgctagtgtgtgatTTGTCTTATCATGTACTCTTAGACACTCGACGAGATATTTCTTTGACATGGTACcatattgcatataggattgagtcttagtgtatatgttgcataacgcGTGTATAATGATCaatattgattgattttgtgatattgtgttttgatcattgagtacgtgaatgttgtgaaaacgaATGAGACGTGTagtgttgtgatgtgatgttgtgTGTCAAAGTGGTGAAATAACGTGAGCTATacttaagtaagttgtattttgtttatatgatatttatacctacatattatcttgtttctctttattagttaggaatgtgataactcactccccatgtgttatttgtgtttggatcctatgataatctcgaactttgtgttcgtggaAGCAGATGATTAAGTGGATGACTACGAAGAACTTGATACTAGAGGACACGAGAAtccaatgctctgataggatgtgatattggggtatagatttttatattaattacatgaagtctgggacgaccttgttttgagccgatatgatttattatttatttggacaagtcttattatgatgttaaaaaaatgaatgtgagccttttatccttttgaaagacttgtatttagatgtgttttaaaattttttaattaattttgatttcttatttcttttattattagtacatatatgagGGATAGAAGACGTCACATCTATCACTAATAACCTGTCCATGCTGTTTACGCATCTTTTTTAAGGTACGCTTGATGATGGGAAATCCTTCAATGCAACACAAGTCACTAAATGGGATATGAGGCGTAGGCTTGTATATGTCTGCAACAGATGCTCGACCATCCAGAGGAAATTTGTTTAACTTTCTAATTGGTGGAAAATGCAATCATCCTCCGGACACTGGAAGAGATGAGTAATTGGAATTGCGAGGGCACATGATTGAATGAATATTTTTGGCCATTCCTTAAACTTTCCGAACTTAATACCTTGGATTTTGCATTGCGCGGATGTGAAACTATTCCAAACTCAGTTTTCAGAGAATTGTTGCATGCCTAAGTTCATGCGAAATTTGACATCTCACTAACCTATGATTCTTTTCAGGCTCTGGTCTAAATACACAAATGCTGAGATGTCCATGACTAGGTTATAGAGTATAGACCCATGTGATGCACGTGTTAGACATTCAGTTTTATGAATGAATGATATAGAACAGTTCAAGTATTTGGTTTGGAAGATTTATATACTTTTCTATGGAATGACTTTCATGGCATAAAATAGTTATGATGAATAAACCTGGATGTTGGGATAGATATTAATATTAGCTCACACATCCCACTGATAAATTATGTGCTAAAGAATACCCATATAAATGTTGCAAGGATGCTTTTTCTCTAGCGTGATAAATTATATTGGTGGACTTGTTAGTTTTCAAACTTTTCATACATTGATCCCTTGTCCGATTTGTTCTTAAAAGGccaaagtttcaaaataaagtaagaaattataaacatagttttagataaaataaaatattacggAGTCTGACTGAAAACATCTATTTGTAGTTTGATGATAACATCATTTAAACATGATAAAGATCTTTAGAGcaacccaaaaatcaaaataggAGTTTCTCGTCTTTGTTGCATTTTCATGCTATgtacatattaaaaattatatatgctaTATATATAGGGGGGAAAAAATGCATCCGTTGTCTGAGAGATGGCTAATCCATGTTGAGGGATTATAGCtgcttgtcaattttttttcatgaaactGAATTTGCCAAATTCTAAATGACATCAAGCCATATTATTGGTTTGAAATATATTTGCAGAAAGAGAAACCTACTTATGATCGGAATAAAGATGGCATCAAATCATTATTATGTAGAGagtgatattttcttttgtgcCACGCATAActtttaaacaataattatgtaattaaagTAAAACATTCTTTAATCCTATTACAAACCATAAAATCATATCAAGAAATCTTTAGTAAcatttaaatatgataaaatcatATTATAGTTGTGTCTCTTTTTCTTaataaacattaaatagatgaaactaaaacaaattgattttatataaagTTTTATTGCATAACCCGTTAAGGAATCAGGACCAaatgggaaaaataaaaagagtaataATCTAAACATCATTATAACAATTAACAACATGCAAGCCCTAGCCAGTTGTCACTTGTCATGAAGCAGATTCTTTTTGCCAATCAACTCTGTACAGAAGGTTAGGAGAAACACAAGCTGAAGTGATACCAAGTACCAATGGgtcatcaaaaaaaaaaaaaaagaaataaagagggTTTGCTTTATAGATCCACTCTACAGTTTCATTACCGTCTCTTTGCCCTTCTCAAGATTGAAAAATATTGAAGAGAATCAGTTTCTTAGGAAATTAAAGGAGGCCTTTGCTgacgttttctctttgatttCAGATCAACAACTATGATTGAAATGTTATCTTTACTATTTCGACCATATGCAATTTCAGTCAAGCTTTCGGCAACAACTTGTGCAGGAGATGTTTCCTCCATTGACAAGGATCTGCGACGCCTTCTAAGAATGCGGCGTGCTACTTCTCCAACCTCTTCATTGGTCATTACATCCCAGAGTCCATCACTTGCCAAAACTAAGCACTCATCCTCATCGGTTCTTGCTGTGAAAGTTATCTCTGGCACCGGAATAATCCACGGTCTCAAGTACCGATCACCTGAAATATCATCGTTAAGCAGGTAAATACAGGACAAGTCATAGACTTGGTTCCTAGATGTCCATAGTCAATCTTGTTGAAAATAAAGGAAGAGGTGAGTATCATGGTAAAGGAACCCAAGGGAAATCATGAGGAAGATCCAAGTCTCACAAAAAGTCTAAGTTGTATTATTGTGGCAATCTCAGCCACAAGAAGTTAGTGGATGGAATAGTCCACcctgattaaattaaattcgaGAAGCAGAAAGGAGTGTCTTCAAATGATAAGAATATACTTTTTATTGGAGGGGGAAGTTATGTAAATGTGGTGTCTGGTGATTGCTGTTGATTTGGATTTTTGACTTAGAACTGTTCTTCCACATTACCCCTCAATCTCATGAAGGATTCTCATCATATTCAAGGAAAAGACTTTGGTATGATAAAGATGGGCAACCACATCACAATCAAGATTGTTGACATTGGTAATGTaactttgatttttgaaaactaCACCTTATTTAAGCAGTAACAAAACAAATTAGATGGTTTTCAACTCAAGTTCAGATCTCCTTCCCTTATTTAACTTCCATTCTCCCATGGTCCCATTATCAGGCAGCTAATGCAATGAGTTTCTGTAATTGcacattttgtttttcttttccttttttgagggaattttgtttttcttttaataactcATTTATGGTGACACCAGAAAGGAAATGAATATTGTACTGTAGTAAtatagataattattataatcgcAGGGTTTACATGATCCAAATCATTTGGAACAGTCTCACAAATCATTGGACGCTTATAGCTGGTTGCATCCTTTATTACCTCATAGCAGAGAGATCATTGGCCATATTAGTGTTGAAAGGAACTTGATGCCTTAATCAATAGATCAAAAGAAGAAACCAGTTCGCAAACTCTTAACCTAAGATTGGGTATTATTCGTATGAAGATAAATCAAGGTACCTATGGCCCTGGACATGGCAAGAACACCAAATACCCTAGCTCCATTCCAGTTTATGActtttcctcctcctccttcaatTCTCAAGAGTTCATCTTGTCTATCCGGCTGTACAAACAAGGACAATGGTATCTCAATTCCGTTAATGAAATACAAATAAGGGAGGGAGTAAGAAATACCTTCAATAACatacttaaattaataattataacatcacatatattttatataaaaaatttaaatcaatatatacaattttttaaatttattttagagtttCCCTCAGATCCGtccctgattttttttttcagtgacAAACGGTAGAATGGGAAGTCACTCCCAATACTACTGGGCAGAGCTGCAATAGAGGCCCACCTAGAGGATTATTGTCCGTCCCTGAATGTTTCGAATACATGGCTGCATAGACGAGTTTTTCTTAATGATCCCTCTCATGAGTTACAATTATCTTGAACTTCAAAAGCAGTAAAGGTGAActgcttttatctttttatttacgTAACTGTTAACAATAATCTTATCTTCTATACATACACTTGAAAACAAAATACTAATACATGTCAGACAAAGATAACCAGCCTTATTTATTGAACTGACAGTGCATAGAATTTTCCATTTTCAAGAAACCTAAAACGGAACACATGATCACATGGTCGCAGTTATATCAACATAAGTAAGTAAACCTTAACCTTACCTTCTGATCCACTGTCAAGGGGATAGTTTGTGTCCTGCGGCAAAGAACTACCCTTGAGTCGCCGCAGTTGGATGTAATAATTTGGCAACCAGATAGAACCACCACAGAGGCAGTAGATCCTACCATTTCTGGTGCAACTGCGTCTGAGAGGATTTCATTATCAGTCCTCTCAAAACTGTTAGCAAATACAGCTTCCCATCTTCTCTGCCATTCAGCGGCACCTCCTATTTCTCGGTCCCATTCCTCTGCTATAACATCGTGCATCCGCTTCGCACAAAACTTAGCCACCTAGGATTAAATTACCACAAAAGTTAGTTAGGAGAATGGTAAACTACTCATGATACAGTCCCATCCAATTTATAAGGTACGGTATTTGTTTAACGGAATCACATGAATCAATATCCTCATTTGAAGTTAAGTTTTACTGTCACATTAATTGTAGAGAAATCAGAAATTAAGTTTAATAGTCATGAGgggcaaaaataaaaataaaaaatgaatacttCAACACAATGTAAAGAAAGAGTCTTGTATTAAAGTTTTAACTTCATCTGGACGGACAGATATTTTCTGGCTAgccttttgtgttttttctaaGGTAGCTTTTTGTATTATGAAGACAGCGTTGGACCAATGCATTCGACTAGAATCAAAGCTCAGTATGGTAATGGTTTAGAGAAAAATTAGCCATTTAGGGAAAATTTTGGACGCGTTTCAACACCAAAATATCATCCATCTATAATGAACTCCACACTTTGCATTTTGGACAGTTATTACTCCTCTCCTGTGCAAGGGGAAGGACGTTCAGAGTTCAGTTGCCTTTCTTAACCATGAATTTAGTACAATGTAAAATAATCATCCAATATTCCAATCCAGTAACAtggtaagaagaagaaaatgatgatgtTTTATTAGAGAGAATGACCTGGCCTCACATCATCAGAAACAATTAagctaaaatttattagaaataactaATTTTGATAGGTCTGCgtcaaattcaataaatttcaaccattTTAGAAAGAGACATAAGAATCTGGCTAACATTcctctaataataaaaaaaaacaaacaactgGTTTTTTAGCATCCTTTCAACAACAACTACTCACAAACTAATAAGGCATCTTCATGTGAGATCTTAATCTGTCTACCTCCTCATTTCGCTTAAATGTACAAGAACAAGAATGGCGAGACTTaccattaaaaatttatataattttctgGTGAACTAAACTCCTGCACCAACGCTATATAGCCTATATAATGGGCTCCCCATTTTTTCTCCGCACAACTCACCTTGAAATTCTGTTGCACATAGACTACAAATACAAATAAACGATACAAGCTACCACAGAAATACACAATAACAAACAATGATACTAGAGATTATGCTTTCCGCGGTTCAGAGTTGGAAAGAGATAAAAACGGGTATAGTTAAATGACCATTTGTTGACAGTTGCATAAATGACCATTATGGAAATTCATTAGGTGCCCTTAAGGGCTTGGGATCCACACATTTTCGACCTCTGaattatatatacaataatacaaaattgcaaaaatAGTTGTCCGATGGATAAATCATAAATAGCATTTATAATCAAATGGGAATGAAACCAAACTTCTGAGAGTTATTTGGAAGGGGAATAATTTTTCATACCTTTTGCTTACCCAAATTTGCATATCACTTTCTTATTTAAAGACCAGTCCTAAACCTCACATACGATTATTGGCTTCATGTAACTAAAGTACAAAACATCAGCAAAAGTAATTATAGAATAGCAATACAGTATTCTACCGAAAAAGaaacctaaaattataaatgcaaAATTGTTAAGTAAAGCATGAATCTTATCTGTAGTGAACCGTGGAGAGCATAAATGTTTCTACGAAAAGAAAGTTCCACATAAACTTTAGATGTTGTTCGGTACCCAATACAGAGAAAATCGTTTTATATGTTGgaagaataaagaataatgTTTTTAACAATTGAGATTTAATCCTAGTGACATAAACAACTATGGATGATAATTAATTGGAAATTGGTATTCAAAAGAGCATaggaaaacttttacaaaatgaaGCAGACCATCATCAGTCAGCCCCAGTATAATATGCCAAAAGTAGCGCAAAGGCGCATAATGAGCGTAGGTCCCACTTACTCACACATTAACAATACACCTTTCCTTTCGACAAAAAGCCCATCCTTCCATCCACGTGGCCCAACCTTCCCCTACGATCCATACTCCTTCTTATCTCCCCCAATCGGGCCACTATCAAATCCATTATATGTTTCttttcacagcaaataaacaacATACAACCATATCAActactcaaaattaaaattatttttgaaataatcgTACAAAGGCACCCGTAATTGAatgttatcaattttattaataaaagaatagcgatgatttttaaatggttgATGTATTAAAAGTAaagttgtttttaaattattatttttttcaaaactgaaAGTTTATCTTTGAAGGTAGACTAATCAAAGACCGTATTAAGAGATAATCATGTATATTTtcaaaactgaactaaactttctTCGATAAAAACCACGTCAGATCTCAGTCATGCTAACCAATCCCCATTCCTAAATTCCTAATTGGTTCAAGTATCTGTTCTGGAAGAGAAAAGGCCCACGCCCCTATTATGTACAGTCCTATTACACGTGTCACAACCAAATGAAAAGCATCGTCAATTTCTCTCTCTAAGGACCACTCTCCCTATAACCCTATAAACACGTGGCCTTTCTAAGCAACACACCCACCAACCACATTCCCAGTTTAACAATTcctatatcattttttatttatagttctatatacagaaaaataattaataaataaacatcGATCCTATTCGACCAGATAAATAACAATTGAAAAAGGAATAAGCAAATATTAACATTAATCAGAACCCCACACTCCCTTTCTTTATTTGCCCAGTCACCATAACCAGAAACACCTCTTTCAAACTTCAATATGAAAACCGAAATTTAACGaaagttatataattattataattaaaaaacggAAAAAGAAGAAGGGGAAGAAGGTGTAACGTACCTGAGAGCCACCGTGGCCGTCGTAAACGCCGAAGAAATGAAGCGGAGCGATCTCGCCGGAGGATCTAGAACCGGGAGCCGTACAACCCCCGACGCGATCGCACGTGCGAGACATGAATCCCGGAATAACGGCGATGGCGTCCTCCATCTCTTTCCTTCTCCCAATCACAGAAGTGTGCCCCCAGCTCACTCCCTTGTTACTCCTTCCCACGCACTTCTCCCTGGGCGCCGGCGCCGTCTCGACGTCATTGGACCCCTCGCGGTAGAGAAACGGAGGCGCGAGGACCGCGACGGGAGGAATCTCGCCGGAGCCGCTGCTGATGGAGGAAATGTCGCCGGAGCTGGTGAGGTTGCGGAAATCGTCGGTGCTGAGGGTGGAGGAAATGGAACTCGTGGAGGCGAACTCCGAGTCGAATCGTTCGAGTTGCTCGTCCTCGTCCATAACGGTGGTGTGGTCGTAGTTGAGGGTAGAGAGTGGAGGCCAGGGGGGAGAAAAAGAAGCGAGGAGACGATAAAAGGAGCAGAAAGGAGAGAGGAGAAAGCGACACGTGTGAGGAAAATGTAAGTTTTGTTGATGGGACACGCATCTATTGTGAATTGGGAgtgggaaaagaaagaaaagcaagTTTGTAAATTGTACTCCTACTCACCCTGCCTTATGCTGCGTCTCCACCTGTCCCCTCCGCTCATTTTATGACCTGTGATTCCACCCTCCTCACACTACCACACTGGATTTGCCTGCACCTGATTCTTGCCCCTCAGTGTCTGACGTGTGAGGAACCTATGTACGTAAGCAACGGTACTCTGTCTTTCATTAGAGGAACGCCAGGTGGCACCTTCTATTACTTTAGGGGCCTACTTCTCCTTTGGTAAAATTTcacgttttaattatttttatttttctttccaatttTTTCATATTCAGCTTAAATGAAAGAGTGTATTTTCTCATCAAGTCTTAATTAAAGAATTGGTTTCATAACTGattccaataattaaaaattataagaatatcttaaataattaaaaaattataagaatatcTTTCGATAGAACCGGAGAGTCTAAAACATAAATGAATGACCTACTTCTTTCAAGAAGTACAAGAAATTGAAAAGGTGGAGGAGAGAGTAACTATCATATGATTTGACTGCGACAAAAGAATTGGTCGTTCCAAGCTACAAGCTTCTCAGTCTACTACTACCTTACCTACAGGTGTTCACTCTTTAGCCATCGCGGTGTGGACTTTAGCCGAAACACGAACAACGCGTGGTGATTTCTTGTACACGGGAGAAAAAGATTAGACAAATGCCAAACGGAAGAATCAACCATCTAGAATTCCTTTTCAAGGTAGTATTAGGATGTAATAATGACTTAATTGGACTCAATCCAATCCATCTTCAACCAGTTATCATCAcacaatgagtttttttttttagataacacAATGAGTTATATTGAGATTAAATTTCAACTTAACCAAACTATATTATGTTGCGAGTTTGATGCATCAATATTTAAAGAAGagttattaaaatattcataagTTCAGTCaccaaatacatgaaaaaaaaatacaaactataaaaaataaa from Glycine soja cultivar W05 chromosome 8, ASM419377v2, whole genome shotgun sequence includes:
- the LOC114421144 gene encoding probable protein phosphatase 2C 6 encodes the protein MDEDEQLERFDSEFASTSSISSTLSTDDFRNLTSSGDISSISSGSGEIPPVAVLAPPFLYREGSNDVETAPAPREKCVGRSNKGVSWGHTSVIGRRKEMEDAIAVIPGFMSRTCDRVGGCTAPGSRSSGEIAPLHFFGVYDGHGGSQVAKFCAKRMHDVIAEEWDREIGGAAEWQRRWEAVFANSFERTDNEILSDAVAPEMVGSTASVVVLSGCQIITSNCGDSRVVLCRRTQTIPLTVDQKPDRQDELLRIEGGGGKVINWNGARVFGVLAMSRAIGDRYLRPWIIPVPEITFTARTDEDECLVLASDGLWDVMTNEEVGEVARRILRRRRRSLSMEETSPAQVVAESLTEIAYGRNSKDNISIIVVDLKSKRKRQQRPPLIS